A region from the Variovorax paradoxus genome encodes:
- the cyoA gene encoding ubiquinol oxidase subunit II: protein MPTLKSLRRWPLLLPLALLAGCNTVLMNPSGDIANQQGRLIVVSTVLMLIIIIPVIALTVFFAWRYRQSNKEADYSPDWDHSTQLELAIWAAPLLIIIALGAITWISTHTLDPYRPLSRLDAERAIPAEAKPLVVEVVALDWKWLFIYPEQGIATVNEMAAPVDRPITFKITATSVMNSFFIPALAGQIYAMPGMETKLHAVINKPGEFEGFSANYSGAGFSGMRFKFHGLSGDGFEEWVKKAKAGQNGELTRETYLKLEAPSERDPVRHYAAVAPDLYDAILNRCVDRNKMCMKQMMAIDAEGGLGKPGAFNVATKPAWQPDNININSPARKYVTAMCTTEE from the coding sequence ATGCCCACCCTCAAATCTCTTCGCCGATGGCCCCTGTTGCTTCCGCTTGCCTTGCTGGCAGGCTGCAACACGGTGCTCATGAACCCTTCCGGCGACATCGCCAATCAGCAGGGACGCCTCATCGTCGTCTCCACCGTGCTGATGCTGATCATCATCATTCCGGTGATCGCGCTGACCGTCTTCTTCGCGTGGCGCTATCGCCAGTCGAACAAGGAGGCCGACTACAGCCCCGACTGGGACCACTCCACCCAGCTCGAACTCGCGATCTGGGCCGCGCCGCTCTTGATCATCATCGCGCTCGGCGCCATCACCTGGATCAGCACCCACACGCTCGATCCGTACCGCCCGCTGAGCCGGCTCGACGCCGAGCGCGCGATCCCGGCCGAGGCCAAGCCGCTGGTGGTTGAAGTGGTGGCGCTCGACTGGAAATGGCTCTTCATCTACCCCGAGCAGGGCATTGCCACGGTGAACGAAATGGCCGCGCCGGTCGACCGGCCGATCACTTTCAAGATCACGGCCACCTCGGTGATGAACTCCTTCTTCATTCCCGCGCTGGCCGGCCAGATCTACGCCATGCCGGGCATGGAAACCAAGCTGCACGCGGTCATCAACAAGCCGGGCGAGTTCGAGGGCTTCTCGGCCAACTACAGCGGCGCGGGCTTCTCGGGCATGCGCTTCAAGTTCCATGGCCTGAGCGGTGACGGCTTCGAAGAGTGGGTGAAAAAGGCCAAGGCCGGCCAGAACGGCGAGCTCACCCGCGAAACCTACCTGAAGCTCGAAGCGCCGAGCGAGCGCGACCCGGTGCGCCACTACGCCGCCGTGGCCCCCGACCTGTACGACGCCATCCTCAACCGTTGCGTCGACCGCAACAAGATGTGCATGAAGCAAATGATGGCCATTGACGCCGAGGGCGGCCTGGGCAAGCCCGGCGCCTTCAACGTCGCCACCAAGCCAGCCTGGCAGCCCGACAACATCAACATCAATTCGCCGGCCCGCAAGTACGTCACGGCGATGTGCACCACCGAAGAATGA
- a CDS encoding MFS transporter translates to MTTTSSISPQGAQPVPNTSGSDARQGDEHSHIAPGEIAVGVIIGRASEYFDFFVYGIASVLVFPAVFFPFEARLEGTLYAFVVFSFAFIARPFGTVISMAIQRRFGREAKLTIALFVLGTSTAGIAFLPGYASIGFTSIVLLSVFRFAQGLALGGSWDGLPSLLALNAPQNRRGWYAMLGQLGAPLGFFVASALFAYLYANLPIKDFLDWGWRYTFYVAFAINVVALFARLRLVATEEYSRLLEERELQPTSVVELTRSQGANLLIGAFAALASYALFHLITVFPLSWITLYSDQSITEFLVVQMIGAVLCAGGIVASGLIADRVGRRFTLGGLAAMIAVFSGFAPTLLDGGRVGQDIFILLGFVLLGLSYGQAAGAVTSNFEPKYRYTGAALTADLAWLIGAAFAPLVALGLSANFGLAYVSVYLLSGAVGTLAALGLNRALVRD, encoded by the coding sequence ATGACGACGACGTCCAGCATCAGTCCGCAAGGCGCACAGCCTGTGCCGAACACGTCCGGAAGCGACGCCCGGCAGGGCGACGAGCATTCACACATCGCACCGGGCGAGATCGCCGTTGGCGTGATCATTGGCCGGGCGTCGGAATATTTCGACTTCTTCGTCTACGGCATTGCCTCGGTGCTGGTGTTTCCGGCGGTGTTCTTTCCATTCGAGGCGCGCCTCGAAGGAACCCTCTACGCCTTCGTGGTTTTTTCGTTCGCGTTCATTGCGCGGCCGTTCGGAACTGTCATTTCAATGGCCATCCAGCGACGGTTCGGGCGAGAAGCCAAGCTCACGATTGCGCTGTTCGTGCTGGGAACCTCCACCGCGGGCATTGCCTTCCTGCCGGGCTACGCGAGCATCGGATTCACATCGATCGTGCTGCTGTCGGTGTTCCGCTTTGCCCAGGGCCTGGCGCTCGGCGGCTCGTGGGACGGCCTGCCGTCGCTGCTGGCGCTCAATGCGCCGCAGAACCGCCGCGGCTGGTACGCCATGCTGGGCCAGCTGGGCGCGCCGCTCGGCTTCTTCGTGGCGAGTGCGCTGTTCGCCTACCTTTACGCCAACCTGCCGATCAAGGACTTCCTCGACTGGGGCTGGCGCTACACCTTCTACGTGGCCTTCGCGATCAATGTGGTGGCGCTGTTCGCGCGGCTGCGGCTGGTGGCGACCGAAGAGTATTCCCGCCTGCTCGAAGAGCGCGAGCTGCAGCCCACCAGCGTGGTCGAGCTGACCCGCTCGCAGGGCGCCAACCTGCTGATCGGCGCGTTCGCCGCGCTGGCCAGCTATGCGCTGTTCCACCTGATCACGGTGTTCCCGCTGTCGTGGATCACGCTGTACTCCGACCAATCGATCACCGAGTTCCTGGTGGTGCAGATGATCGGCGCGGTGCTTTGCGCCGGCGGCATCGTGGCCTCGGGCCTGATTGCCGACCGGGTGGGTCGCCGCTTCACGCTGGGCGGCCTGGCCGCGATGATCGCGGTGTTCAGCGGCTTCGCGCCCACGCTGCTCGACGGCGGCCGCGTCGGGCAGGACATCTTCATTCTGCTGGGCTTCGTGCTGCTGGGCCTGTCATACGGCCAGGCGGCCGGCGCGGTGACCTCGAACTTCGAACCCAAGTACCGCTACACCGGCGCCGCGCTCACGGCCGACCTGGCGTGGCTCATCGGCGCCGCCTTCGCACCGCTGGTGGCGCTGGGGCTGTCGGCGAATTTCGGGCTGGCCTATGTGAGCGTCTATCTGCTGTCCGGTGCGGTCGGCACGCTGGCGGCGCTGGGGCTCAACCGGGCGCTGGTGCGCGACTGA